Proteins encoded together in one Benincasa hispida cultivar B227 chromosome 1, ASM972705v1, whole genome shotgun sequence window:
- the LOC120082123 gene encoding uncharacterized protein LOC120082123, translating to MALLRIFVRFGGDWDESGRNYVGGHMKGLKIRNDITVSELVSMMHQRLNIGSDMFDIYIKCCYKLLVPASPIDIVDDEDLSFFLEGSEASQMPLFVSVTPVNSHGVHQHCNPTDQPNPIHTMSSIDDHIEPCNLGDDRNEAWFGWNNEPRCTSQFNTKHGYGQTSSTPNIHVPTPHAPVPLVVMPSALMHFTVPIEPFVDIPGPLEGPSYDNLVTIPHDCLNDEDIKVGQIFFLKYDLSVKLSMLAIRKNFDYHVKKSTKSLLTVRVRWRNARGGSVPKNERKWFLQSDQVSQQTYMFS from the coding sequence ATGGCGCTACTTCGCATCTTTGTACGATTTGGTGGGGATTGGGATGAGTCCGGAAGAAATTATGTTGGTggtcatatgaaaggtctgaaaattagaaatgatataacagtcagtgaattagtgagtatgATGCACCAACGACTGAATATCGGTTCGGATATGTTTGATATATACATCAAATGTTGCTACAAACTTTTGGTCCCGGCTTCCCCAATTGACATAGTCGACGATGAAGATCTTAGCTTCTTTTTAGAAGGCAGTGAGGCATCCCAGATGCCATTATTTGTATCAGTTACACCTGTTAATAGTCATGGAGTACACCAACATTGCAATCCAACTGATCAACCTAATCCAATTCATACCATGTCTTCAATTGATGATCATATTGAGCCATGTAACTTGGGGGATGATCGAAATGAAGCTTGGTTTGGTTGGAACAATGAACCCAGATGTACTTCACAATTCAATACTAAACATGGATATGGACAAACTTCTTCAACACCTAACATCCATGTTCCAACTCCACATGCTCCCGTTCCACTGGTTGTGATGCCTTCGGCTCTAATGCATTTCACTGTTCCAATCGAACCATTTGTTGATATACCCGGACCATTAGAGGGCCCATCGTATGACAACCTCGTCACAATACCTCATGACTGTCTGAATGACGAGGATATAAAGGTtggtcaaattttctttttgaaatatgaCTTGTCAGTTAAATTATCGATGCTTGCAATAAGAAAGAACTTTGACTACCACGTAAAAAAGTCAACGAAGAGCTTACTAACTGTCCGAGTTCGATGGAGGAATGCAAGGGGAGGGTCCGTgccaaaaaatgaaagaaagtggTTCCTTCAAAGTGACCAAGTATCCCAGCAAACATACATGTTCTCTTGA
- the LOC120082959 gene encoding translocon-associated protein subunit beta, producing MANPIQPPLIHLLLALLFVSSTIATSDVPFIVAHKKASLTRLKSGVERVSVSIDIYNRGSSTAYDASLNDASWPEDMFDIVSGETSKSWERLDAGGHISHSFELEAKTKGLFHGSPAIITFRVPTKSALQEALSTPILPLDILADKPPEKKLEWVKRLLAKYGSLISVISIVVLFIYLVASPSKSAAKGSKKKR from the exons ATGGCGAATCCGATTCAGCCTCCTCTGATCCATCTCCTCTTGGCTCTGCTTTTCGTCTCGTCAACGATCGCAACCTCCGATGTTCCATTCATTGTCGCGCACAAGAAGGCGTCCCTCACTCGCCTTAAATCCGGCGTCGAACGCGTCTCGGTCTCAATCGACATTTACAATCGGGGATCTTC GACTGCATATGATGCAAGTCTGAACGATGCAAGCTGGCCAGAAGATATGTTTGATATTGTGAGTGGCGAGACTTCCAAATCGTGGGAAAGACTTGATGC TGGTGGTCATATATCTCATTCATTTGAATTAGAAGCCAAAACAAAAGGATTGTTTCATGGTTCACCAGCTATTATCACATTCCGTGTCCCTACGAAGTCTGCTCTACAG GAGGCCTTATCAACCCCAATTTTACCTTTGGATATCCTCGCTGACAAGCCACCAGAGAAGAAGTTAGAGTGG GTTAAG AGGCTGCTTGCAAAGTACGGCTCCCTGATCTCGGTGATCTCCATTGTCGTTCTCTTCATCTATCTTGTGGCTAGCCCATCGAAATCTGCTGCAAAAGGAAGCAAGAAGAAGCGTTAA